A single Argentina anserina chromosome 7, drPotAnse1.1, whole genome shotgun sequence DNA region contains:
- the LOC126802471 gene encoding zinc finger A20 and AN1 domain-containing stress-associated protein 5: MAQRTEKEETEFKVPETLTHCVNNCGVTGNPATNNMCQKCFNATTSTATTTAAAATTSSTTTAVFKFSREKVPRSSSFRFESPSETIRRAATSVESTRSEDSSMRRVVNRCSGCRRKVGLTGFRCRCGELFCSAHRYSDRHVCSYDYKAAGRETIARENPVVKAAKIVRV, encoded by the coding sequence ATGGCTCAGAGGACGGAGAAGGAGGAGACGGAGTTCAAGGTCCCCGAAACCTTAACACACTGCGTCAACAACTGCGGCGTCACCGGCAATCCCGCCACCAACAACATGTGCCAGAAGTGCTTCAACGCCACCACCTCCACAGCCACAACAACCGCCGCAGCCGCAACAACGTCGTCAACAACCACCGCGGTTTTCAAGTTTTCCCGCGAGAAGGTCCCGAGATCCAGCTCGTTTCGGTTTGAGAGTCCCTCCGAGACCATCCGTAGAGCAGCGACGTCGGTGGAGAGCACGAGATCGGAGGATTCGTCGATGAGGCGCGTAGTCAACCGGTGCTCCGGATGCCGGAGAAAGGTCGGATTGACCGGATTCCGATGCCGGTGCGGGGAGCTGTTCTGCTCAGCGCACAGATACTCGGATCGACACGTGTGTAGCTACGACTATAAGGCCGCCGGACGCGAGACCATCGCCAGAGAAAACCCCGTGGTCAAGGCCGCCAAGATCGTCAGGGTTTGA